In Paralichthys olivaceus isolate ysfri-2021 chromosome 13, ASM2471397v2, whole genome shotgun sequence, the following are encoded in one genomic region:
- the irx2a gene encoding iroquois-class homeodomain protein IRX-2a, which translates to MSYPQGYLYQPPGSLALYSCPAYGASALAAPRSEDLARSSSGSAFSPYPGSAAFSASAGAGFSSPLSYSTDPTTGFPSYMSSPYDAHTTGMAGALSYHPYGSPGYPYQLNDPAYRKNATRDATATLKAWLQEHRKNPYPTKGEKIMLAIITKMTLTQVSTWFANARRRLKKENKMTWAPRNKSEDEDEEDGDGERKEVERSEKNLDNSEASAEDEGISLHVDTLTDHSCPSESDGEKVSCRVAELSSDQAGDKCDDDGEDQNHDPRAQLSPKAVTSSPLTGLEAPVLGHHHQHHLHHHLHHLHHLHSQREDLARSLVNSRSTSASKSSPCLESRAPSGAPQNPAAKPKLWSLAEIATSDQKQQHPQQQPPGQPAGQPTCPSSSSGGGLLTPPTSSTSSPAASSPSLYPAPSILGRPIYYTSPFYSNYTNYGNFSPLQGQGILRYTNSSGVSLAAAAAAAAAAAANEGLSSSHQALEASTNPKHRPDSPLVKNNPNHIVVVEQQQQQLFRAANLEAKKGT; encoded by the exons ATGTCCTATCCTCAGGGTTACCTCTACCAGCCCCCGGGCTCTCTGGCTCTTTATTCGTGTCCGGCGTACGGGGCCTCGGCTCTGGCTGCCCCGCGGAGCGAAGACCTAGCGCGGTCTTCCTCCGGCTCAGCCTTCAGCCCTTACCCTGGATCGGCTGCTTTCTCCGCGTCGGCCGGCGCAGGCTTCTCCAGTCCGCTGTCATACTCCACGGATCCGACGACGGGATTCCCATCCTACatg AGCTCTCCATATGACGCACACACGACGGGCATGGCGGGGGCGCTGAGTTACCACCCATACGGGAGCCCCGGGTACCCATACCAGCTCAACGACCCGGCTTACCGCAAGAACGCCACCAGGGACGCCACGGCCACCCTGAAGGCCTGGCTGCAGGAGCACAGGAAGAACCCGTACCCGACCAAAGGGGAAAAGATCATGCTGGCCATTATCACCAAGATGACCCTGACGCAGGTCTCCACGTGGTTCGCCAACGCCCGGCGGAGGCTCAAGAAGGAGAACAAGATGACCTGGGCGCCCAGGAATAAGAgcgaggacgaggacgaggaggacggGGACggggagaggaaggaggtggaGCGCTCCGAGAAGAACCTGGACAACAGCGAGGCGTCGGCGGAGGATGAAG GAATCAGTTTGCACGTCGACACTCTGACGGACCACTCCTGCCCCTCGGAGTCTGACGGGGAGAAGGTCAGTTGTCGCGTGGCCGAGCTGAGCTCCGACCAAGCCGGCGACAAGTGCGACGACGACGGCGAGGACCAGAACCACGACCCGCGGGCTCAGCTCTCGCCCAAGGCCGTCACGTCGTCTCCGCTCACGGGACTGGAGGCGCCGGTTCTCGgtcaccaccaccaacaccatctccaccaccacctgcatcacctccaccacctccacagcCAGCGGGAGGATCTGGCTCGGAGCCTCGTCAACAGCAGGAGCACCAGCGCCAGTAAATCGTCCCCGTGCCTGGAGAGCCGGGCTCCGTCGGGGGCGCCTCAGAACCCCGCAGCCAAGCCCAAGCTGTGGTCGCTGGCGGAGATTGCTACCTCGGACCAAAAGCAGCAACAtccgcagcagcagccaccGGGGCAGCCTGCAGGGCAACCGacctgcccctcctcctcctccggcgGGGGCCTCCTCACTCCCCCCACGTCCTCCACCAGCTCCCCGGCTGCCAGCTCCCCCTCCCTCTACCCGGCCCCCTCCATCCTTGGAAGACCTATTTATTACACTTCTCCCTTTTATAGCAATTACACAAACTATGGCAACTTCAGCCCCCTGCAGGGCCAAGGGATCCTGCGCTACACTAATTCTTCTGGAGTGAGTCTGGCcgcagccgccgccgccgccgctgctgctgctgcaaacgAGGGCCTGAGCTCCTCGCACCAGGCGCTGGAGGCGAGCACGAACCCCAAGCACAGGCCAGACTCCCCCCTCGTTAAAAATAACCCAAACCACATTGTTGTTGtcgagcagcagcaacaacagcttTTCAGAGCCGCAAATTTAGAGGCAAAGAAAGGTACGTAA